In Anaerolineales bacterium, the following proteins share a genomic window:
- a CDS encoding ATP-binding protein has protein sequence MCSHNQPFAKQNLFNCVHPCPCGWYLDSQKACTCAPAVVTKYQKRISGPMLDRIDIHIEVPRVDYEKLSGDRLGETSETIRKRVQAARNIQLARFAKLGSSNIVANADMRVGEIRQFCKLQDEGQSLMRAAMSQMNLSARAYHRILKLARTIADLAGSEEIQSAHLAEALQYRPKLMMR, from the coding sequence ATGTGCTCTCATAATCAGCCATTTGCCAAGCAAAACCTGTTCAATTGTGTACACCCCTGCCCCTGCGGCTGGTATCTCGATTCACAAAAAGCCTGTACGTGTGCGCCCGCTGTCGTTACCAAATATCAGAAACGCATCTCCGGTCCGATGTTGGATCGCATTGACATCCATATCGAAGTCCCGCGTGTGGATTATGAAAAGTTAAGCGGAGATCGCCTGGGCGAGACGAGCGAAACAATCCGTAAGCGTGTGCAAGCCGCGCGAAATATTCAACTTGCTCGTTTTGCGAAACTTGGATCATCAAACATCGTGGCAAATGCCGACATGCGCGTAGGGGAGATTCGTCAGTTCTGCAAATTGCAGGATGAAGGTCAGAGCCTGATGCGCGCGGCGATGAGCCAGATGAATTTATCGGCGCGGGCGTATCATCGCATCCTCAAACTGGCGCGCACCATCGCCGATCTAGCGGGGAGCGAGGAGATTCAATCCGCGCATTTGGCAGAGGCGCTGCAATACCGTCCGAAGTTGATGATGAGGTGA